A genomic region of Candidatus Hydrogenedentota bacterium contains the following coding sequences:
- a CDS encoding amino acid permease, translated as GLVARLGLFTAIMIIMGNMIGSGIFKKAAPMAEQVQSPGLLLLCWVIAGVVSFLGALSYAELAGIIAEPGGQYVYLQRAYGRFFAYLYGWASFAVIQTASISSIAYVFGQSANTLFHFPRLDAVYEQWSLFGIFYPLDNLGVKVFTVVAIAALSVANYYGVVFGGMIASVFTCLKLAGIALLIALGLTIGQGSAEHFTPWLAHPDAQYATNLGLFGAMFAAFLGAFWAYDGWNNITSLAAEVRRPKRNIPLALGLGTAGVMAVYLLVNAAYVYVMPVEEMAALTKQDNAIVAVEVMRKCVGPHGATFIAILILLSTFGATNCQLMPHSRVYFAMARDGLFLKGAAKCHPVYKTPSNSLVIQAVWASLLVFSGTFDQLTDMVIFASFIFYGATAFGVIVLRRALPDAPRPYKVTAYPFVPLFFVAFCAVLVVVTIYQSPRNAGIGLVLVLSGVPLYALWGRNSRVS; from the coding sequence CGCCGGGGCTGCTGTTGTTGTGCTGGGTGATCGCGGGTGTGGTGAGCTTTCTGGGGGCGCTGAGTTACGCGGAGCTGGCGGGGATTATCGCGGAGCCGGGCGGACAGTACGTTTACCTGCAGCGGGCCTATGGGCGGTTCTTTGCGTACTTGTATGGGTGGGCGTCGTTTGCGGTGATTCAGACGGCGTCGATTAGTTCGATCGCGTATGTGTTTGGCCAGTCGGCGAATACCTTGTTTCACTTTCCACGGCTTGACGCGGTGTATGAGCAATGGTCGCTGTTTGGCATCTTCTATCCGCTCGACAACCTCGGTGTGAAGGTGTTCACCGTGGTCGCGATTGCCGCGTTGTCGGTTGCGAATTATTACGGCGTCGTGTTTGGAGGGATGATCGCGAGCGTCTTCACGTGTCTGAAGCTCGCGGGGATTGCGTTGCTGATTGCGCTGGGTTTGACGATCGGGCAGGGTTCGGCTGAGCACTTTACGCCGTGGCTGGCCCATCCCGATGCGCAATACGCAACGAATCTGGGTCTATTCGGCGCGATGTTTGCCGCGTTTCTGGGGGCGTTCTGGGCGTATGACGGTTGGAACAACATCACGTCATTGGCGGCGGAGGTGCGGCGTCCGAAGCGCAATATCCCGTTGGCGTTGGGGTTGGGCACGGCGGGCGTGATGGCGGTGTATTTGTTGGTCAACGCGGCGTATGTGTACGTGATGCCGGTGGAAGAGATGGCGGCCCTCACGAAGCAGGACAACGCGATAGTCGCGGTTGAGGTCATGCGGAAATGCGTGGGGCCGCACGGGGCGACGTTCATCGCGATCCTGATTCTGCTATCGACGTTTGGGGCGACCAACTGCCAACTCATGCCGCACAGCCGCGTGTACTTTGCGATGGCGCGCGATGGTCTGTTCCTGAAGGGAGCGGCCAAGTGCCATCCCGTTTACAAGACCCCTTCGAATTCGCTGGTGATACAAGCGGTGTGGGCGTCGTTGCTGGTGTTCAGCGGGACTTTCGATCAGCTCACCGACATGGTGATCTTCGCGTCGTTCATTTTCTATGGCGCAACGGCCTTCGGAGTGATTGTGTTGCGCCGCGCGTTGCCCGACGCGCCACGTCCGTATAAGGTGACGGCCTACCCCTTCGTGCCGCTGTTCTTTGTGGCGTTCTGCGCCGTGCTGGTGGTGGTGACGATCTATCAGAGCCCGCGCAATGCGGGGATCGGATTGGTGTTGGTGTTGTCCGGCGTACCGTTGTATGCCCTGTGGGGAAGGAACTCCCGAGTCAGTTAA
- a CDS encoding DUF2585 family protein: MKDKLYSVLRKRWTPWAAAAIAAMVTAFLLHHHGRIWWCACGKATPWSGDIWTSHNSQHLFDPYSFSHVLHGVIFCGLFALLLRKASSQWRFFFSIVLECAWELFENSPFIIQRYREGTFALGYEGDSVLNSMGDVMSCGIGFAVAYYLGLRRSLVFVAIVELVMLVWIRDNLTLNIIMLIHPIDAIKAWQMGQ; this comes from the coding sequence GTGAAAGACAAGTTGTACTCTGTGCTTCGCAAACGTTGGACACCTTGGGCGGCAGCTGCAATTGCCGCGATGGTCACGGCCTTTCTGCTGCATCATCATGGACGCATATGGTGGTGTGCCTGCGGGAAAGCGACGCCGTGGTCCGGCGATATCTGGACATCCCACAACTCGCAACATTTATTCGATCCCTACAGTTTCTCTCACGTGTTGCACGGCGTGATCTTCTGCGGGCTGTTTGCCTTGCTGTTGCGAAAGGCATCCAGCCAATGGCGCTTCTTTTTTTCGATTGTGCTTGAGTGCGCATGGGAGCTTTTTGAGAATTCGCCGTTCATCATCCAGCGGTATCGAGAAGGCACGTTTGCGTTGGGTTATGAGGGCGATTCCGTGCTTAATTCGATGGGCGACGTTATGTCGTGCGGCATTGGGTTTGCCGTTGCGTACTACCTGGGACTGCGCCGGTCGTTGGTGTTTGTGGCAATCGTTGAGCTTGTGATGCTGGTATGGATTCGGGACAACCTCACACTGAACATCATAATGCTGATTCATCCGATCGATGCCATCAAGGCATGGCAGATGGGACAATGA